One genomic window of Cupriavidus oxalaticus includes the following:
- the nuoG gene encoding NADH-quinone oxidoreductase subunit NuoG has product MVELEIDGKKVEVAEGSLVMEAARKLGTYIPHFCYHRKLSIAANCRMCLVEVEKAPKALPACATPVTPGMKVFTNSEKAVKAQKSVMEFLLINHPLDCPICDQGGECQLQDLAVGYGASESRYKEEKRVVFHKNVGPLISMEEMTRCIHCTRCVRFGQEVAGVMELGMLNRGEHSEITTFVGKTVDSELSGNMIDLCPVGALTSKPFRYSARTWELARRKSVSPHDGLGANLVVQTKNQRVMRVLPLENEDINECWISDKDRFSYEGLNSADRLTRPLLKQGGEWMETDWQTALEYVANGLAGIKREHGADQIAALASPHSTLEELFLLGKLVRGLGSDNVDFRLRQSDFSAALKGAPWLGLPVADVTALQRVLVIGSSLRKDHPLLASRLRQATKKGARVAVLGAGGEDLLMPATRIDVAPSGWTAALAGVARAVAAAKGVAAPAGTDGFDGGDTAAKVAEALLQGERRAVFLGNEAVRHPQFSALHALAQWIATETGATLGFLTEAANTVGGYVAGALPKQGGANAQAMLDTPRKAYILLNTEPEFDTADPGKALAALSQANTVVVLSPFRSEAAMQYADVILPVAPFTETSGTFVNCEGKAQSFNGVVRALGESRPGWKVLRVLGNLLDVAGFDYETAESVRAEVLSAPVEAQLDNATDAPIRVAAAAANGIERIADVPIYHADPIVRRADSLQLTAAARRAMQIALPADLFARLGIQSGDPVRVTQGQGSVVLPAVLEATLPANTVRVPAATPAAMGLGGMFGTVTVEKAIDLAPAKAGAVATA; this is encoded by the coding sequence ATGGTTGAACTAGAGATCGACGGCAAGAAGGTTGAGGTTGCTGAGGGCAGCCTGGTGATGGAAGCGGCCCGCAAGCTGGGCACCTACATCCCGCACTTCTGCTACCACCGCAAACTGTCCATCGCGGCCAACTGCCGCATGTGCCTGGTCGAGGTCGAGAAGGCCCCGAAGGCGCTGCCTGCCTGCGCCACGCCGGTGACCCCCGGCATGAAGGTCTTCACCAATTCGGAGAAGGCAGTCAAGGCGCAGAAGTCCGTGATGGAATTCCTGCTGATCAACCACCCGCTGGATTGCCCGATCTGCGATCAGGGCGGCGAGTGCCAGCTGCAGGACCTGGCCGTGGGCTACGGTGCCTCGGAGTCGCGCTACAAGGAAGAGAAGCGCGTGGTGTTCCACAAGAACGTGGGCCCGCTGATCTCCATGGAGGAGATGACCCGCTGCATCCACTGCACCCGCTGCGTGCGCTTCGGCCAGGAAGTGGCCGGCGTGATGGAACTGGGCATGCTCAACCGCGGCGAGCACTCGGAGATCACCACCTTCGTCGGCAAGACGGTTGACTCGGAACTGTCGGGCAACATGATCGACCTGTGCCCGGTCGGCGCGCTGACCAGCAAGCCGTTCCGCTACTCGGCCCGCACCTGGGAACTGGCCCGCCGCAAGTCGGTTTCGCCGCACGACGGCCTTGGCGCGAACCTGGTGGTGCAGACCAAGAACCAGCGCGTGATGCGCGTGCTGCCGCTGGAAAACGAAGACATCAACGAGTGCTGGATCTCTGACAAGGACCGCTTCTCGTATGAAGGCCTGAACAGTGCCGACCGCCTGACCCGCCCGCTGCTGAAGCAGGGCGGCGAATGGATGGAAACCGACTGGCAGACCGCGCTGGAATACGTGGCCAATGGCCTGGCTGGCATCAAGCGCGAGCATGGCGCCGACCAGATCGCCGCGCTGGCCAGCCCGCACAGCACGCTGGAAGAACTGTTCCTGCTGGGCAAGCTGGTGCGTGGCCTGGGCAGCGACAACGTCGACTTCCGCCTGCGCCAGTCCGACTTCTCGGCCGCGCTGAAGGGCGCGCCGTGGCTCGGCCTGCCGGTGGCTGACGTCACCGCGCTGCAACGCGTGCTGGTAATCGGCTCGTCGCTGCGCAAGGATCATCCGCTGCTGGCTTCGCGCCTGCGCCAGGCGACCAAGAAGGGCGCCCGCGTGGCCGTGCTGGGTGCCGGCGGTGAAGACCTGCTGATGCCGGCGACCCGCATCGACGTGGCGCCGTCCGGCTGGACTGCCGCGCTCGCCGGCGTGGCCCGTGCCGTGGCCGCCGCCAAGGGCGTCGCCGCCCCGGCCGGCACCGATGGTTTCGATGGTGGCGACACCGCCGCCAAGGTGGCGGAAGCGCTGCTGCAGGGCGAGCGCCGTGCCGTGTTCCTCGGCAACGAGGCCGTGCGTCATCCGCAGTTCTCGGCGCTGCATGCGCTGGCACAGTGGATCGCCACCGAAACCGGTGCGACGCTGGGCTTCCTGACCGAAGCGGCCAACACCGTCGGCGGCTACGTCGCAGGCGCGCTGCCGAAGCAAGGCGGCGCCAACGCGCAGGCAATGCTGGACACGCCGCGCAAGGCCTACATCTTGCTGAACACCGAGCCGGAATTCGACACCGCCGATCCGGGCAAGGCCCTGGCTGCACTGTCGCAGGCCAACACGGTGGTGGTGCTGTCGCCGTTCCGTTCGGAAGCTGCCATGCAGTACGCCGACGTGATCCTGCCGGTAGCGCCGTTCACCGAAACTTCGGGCACCTTCGTCAACTGCGAAGGCAAGGCACAGAGTTTCAACGGCGTGGTTCGCGCACTGGGCGAGTCGCGTCCGGGCTGGAAGGTGCTGCGCGTGCTGGGCAACCTGCTGGACGTTGCCGGCTTCGACTACGAAACCGCCGAGTCGGTCCGTGCCGAAGTGCTGTCGGCCCCGGTCGAGGCACAGCTGGACAATGCCACCGACGCGCCGATCCGCGTTGCCGCCGCTGCCGCCAACGGCATCGAACGCATCGCCGACGTGCCGATCTACCACGCCGACCCGATCGTGCGCCGCGCCGACTCGCTGCAGCTGACCGCTGCCGCGCGCCGCGCCATGCAGATCGCGCTGCCGGCCGACCTGTTTGCGCGCCTGGGCATCCAGTCGGGCGACCCGGTCCGCGTCACGCAAGGGCAGGGCAGCGTGGTGCTGCCGGCCGTGCTCGAAGCCACGCTGCCGGCCAACACCGTGCGCGTGCCGGCGGCAACGCCGGCGGCCATGGGCCTGGGCGGCATGTTCGGCACGGTCACCGTAGAGAAGGCCATCGACCTGGCACCGGCCAAAGCCGGCGCCGTGGCCACGGCGTAA
- the nuoN gene encoding NADH-quinone oxidoreductase subunit NuoN — protein MQPSSTLAPVAPIIFLAIAIGAVNWIDLARGRGKQSVAYPLSLLTTLVLTVWFGLNAASGETHYAFSNLVVIDPMANVLSAFCAAGLFVTLVYTRSYLADRNMFAGEFYQLALFTLGGQIVMITGNNFLTLYLGLELLSLSSYALVALRRESRVTSESAMKYFVLGALASGFLLYGISMMYGATGSLNLGEVFRVVESGRVNTTMLAFGVVFIVAGLSFKLGAAPFHMWIPDIYQGSPTAVTLLIAGGPKVAAFALFIRVLVEGLLPLANDWQMMLVVLSIVSLAIGNLTAIVQSNLKRMLAYSTISHMGFVLLGLLSGVVANKADGAADAYSSAMFYSVTYLLTTLGTFGIILLRTTKGFEAETLEDLKGMSRRNPWFAFLMLVMMFSLAGIPPTVGFYAKLAVLDAVIKAGMSWLAVVAVMFSLIGAFYYLRIVKLMYFDEPAGEEQLEATAGLRSMLTLNGAAVIVLGFFPAALMNLCYQAIRSTLGS, from the coding sequence ATGCAACCGTCCTCGACACTCGCCCCCGTGGCGCCGATTATCTTCCTGGCGATCGCCATTGGCGCGGTCAACTGGATCGACCTTGCACGCGGCAGGGGCAAGCAAAGCGTGGCTTATCCGCTGTCGCTGCTGACCACCCTGGTACTGACCGTATGGTTCGGCCTGAACGCCGCCAGCGGCGAGACGCACTACGCGTTCTCCAACCTGGTGGTGATCGACCCGATGGCCAACGTGCTGTCGGCGTTCTGCGCCGCCGGCCTGTTTGTCACGCTGGTCTATACGCGCAGCTACCTGGCCGATCGCAACATGTTCGCCGGCGAGTTCTACCAGCTCGCGCTGTTCACGCTCGGCGGCCAGATCGTGATGATCACCGGCAACAACTTCCTGACCCTGTACCTGGGCCTGGAACTGCTGTCGCTGTCGTCGTACGCGCTGGTGGCGCTGCGCCGTGAATCGCGCGTGACCTCGGAATCGGCCATGAAGTACTTCGTGCTGGGCGCGCTGGCTTCGGGCTTCCTGCTGTACGGCATCTCGATGATGTACGGCGCCACCGGTTCGCTGAACCTGGGCGAGGTGTTCCGCGTGGTCGAGTCGGGCCGCGTCAATACCACGATGCTGGCCTTTGGCGTGGTGTTCATCGTCGCCGGCCTGTCGTTCAAGCTGGGCGCCGCGCCGTTCCACATGTGGATCCCGGATATCTACCAGGGTTCGCCGACCGCGGTGACGCTGCTGATCGCGGGCGGCCCGAAGGTTGCCGCGTTCGCGCTGTTTATCCGCGTGCTGGTGGAAGGCCTGCTGCCGCTGGCCAATGACTGGCAGATGATGCTGGTGGTGCTGTCGATCGTGTCGCTGGCGATCGGCAACCTGACCGCCATCGTCCAGTCCAACCTGAAGCGGATGCTGGCGTACTCGACCATTTCGCACATGGGCTTCGTGCTGCTGGGCCTGCTGTCGGGCGTGGTGGCCAACAAGGCTGACGGCGCCGCCGATGCGTACAGCTCGGCGATGTTCTATTCGGTGACCTACCTGCTGACCACGCTGGGCACCTTCGGCATCATCCTGCTGCGCACCACCAAGGGCTTCGAGGCCGAGACGCTGGAAGACCTGAAGGGCATGTCGCGCCGCAACCCGTGGTTCGCCTTCCTGATGCTGGTGATGATGTTCTCGCTGGCCGGCATCCCGCCGACCGTGGGCTTCTACGCCAAGCTGGCCGTGCTGGACGCGGTAATCAAGGCTGGCATGAGCTGGCTCGCCGTGGTGGCGGTGATGTTCTCGCTGATCGGCGCGTTCTACTACCTGCGCATCGTCAAGCTGATGTACTTCGATGAGCCGGCTGGCGAAGAGCAGCTGGAAGCGACCGCCGGCCTGCGCTCGATGCTGACGCTGAACGGCGCCGCCGTGATCGTGCTGGGCTTCTTCCCGGCCGCGCTGATGAACCTGTGCTACCAGGCCATCCGCTCGACCCTGGGCTCCTGA
- the nuoH gene encoding NADH-quinone oxidoreductase subunit NuoH has product MIDWITSQGQGVLGAYWTPLWILIRAVLIVVPLLLCVAYLILWERKLIGWMHVRLGPNRVGPLGLLQPIADVLKLLLKEVMMPTQVSRGMYLIAPLMVLMPAVAVWAVIPFQADVVMADVNAGLLYVMAISSVGVYGVILAGWASNSKYAFIGAMRAAAQMVSYEIAMGFALVTVLMVAGSLNLSAIVNGQNTGYFADMGINILSWNWLPLLPMFGVYFISGVAETNRHPFDVVEGESEIVAGHMIEYSGMGFALFFLAEYINMIIISAMTSLMFLGGWAPPFSSVITNAVPGFFWLLIKVFLLLSVFIWLRASFPRYRYDQIMRLGWKVFIPLTVAWLIIVAIWIKSPWNIWH; this is encoded by the coding sequence ATGATTGACTGGATTACCTCGCAAGGGCAGGGCGTACTGGGCGCGTACTGGACGCCGCTGTGGATCCTGATCCGCGCCGTGCTGATCGTGGTGCCCCTGCTGCTGTGCGTGGCTTACCTGATCCTGTGGGAGCGCAAGCTGATCGGCTGGATGCACGTGCGTCTGGGCCCGAACCGCGTCGGCCCGCTCGGCCTGCTGCAGCCGATCGCCGACGTGCTGAAGCTGCTGCTCAAGGAAGTCATGATGCCGACGCAGGTCAGCCGCGGCATGTACCTGATCGCGCCGCTGATGGTGCTGATGCCTGCCGTCGCGGTCTGGGCCGTGATTCCGTTCCAGGCCGATGTGGTGATGGCGGACGTCAACGCCGGCCTGCTGTACGTGATGGCGATCAGCTCGGTCGGCGTCTACGGCGTGATCCTGGCCGGCTGGGCCTCGAACTCCAAGTACGCCTTTATCGGCGCCATGCGTGCCGCGGCACAGATGGTGTCGTATGAAATCGCCATGGGCTTCGCGCTGGTGACGGTGCTGATGGTTGCCGGCAGCCTGAACCTGTCGGCCATCGTCAACGGCCAGAACACCGGCTACTTCGCCGACATGGGCATCAACATCCTGTCGTGGAACTGGCTGCCGCTGCTGCCGATGTTCGGTGTCTACTTCATCTCGGGCGTGGCCGAAACCAACCGCCACCCGTTCGACGTGGTGGAAGGCGAGTCGGAGATCGTGGCCGGCCACATGATCGAATATTCGGGCATGGGCTTCGCGCTGTTCTTCCTGGCCGAATACATCAACATGATCATCATCTCGGCGATGACCTCGTTGATGTTCCTGGGCGGCTGGGCACCTCCGTTCTCGAGCGTGATCACCAACGCGGTCCCCGGCTTCTTCTGGCTGTTGATCAAGGTTTTCCTGCTGCTGTCGGTCTTTATCTGGCTCCGCGCCTCGTTCCCGCGCTACCGCTATGACCAGATCATGCGCCTGGGCTGGAAGGTGTTCATTCCGCTGACCGTGGCGTGGCTGATCATCGTGGCGATCTGGATCAAGTCGCCCTGGAACATCTGGCATTGA
- the nuoK gene encoding NADH-quinone oxidoreductase subunit NuoK, protein MLSLAHFLVLGAILFAISIVGIFLNRKNVIVLLMAIELMLLAVNINFVAFSHYLGDLAGQVFVFFILTVAAAESAIGLAILVVLFRNLDTINVDDMDTLKY, encoded by the coding sequence GTGCTCTCTCTCGCCCACTTCCTCGTGCTCGGTGCGATCCTGTTTGCGATCAGCATCGTCGGCATCTTCCTGAACCGCAAGAACGTGATCGTGCTGCTGATGGCGATCGAACTGATGCTGCTTGCGGTGAACATCAACTTTGTCGCCTTCTCGCATTACCTGGGCGACCTGGCTGGTCAGGTTTTCGTTTTCTTCATCCTTACGGTGGCCGCCGCCGAGTCGGCAATCGGTCTGGCAATCCTGGTCGTGCTGTTCCGCAACCTGGATACGATCAACGTGGACGACATGGACACCCTGAAGTACTGA
- the nuoL gene encoding NADH-quinone oxidoreductase subunit L: MATTLNPNLLLAIALAPLAGSAIAGLFGTKFFGLFSSESRGGRIVAHTSTILGVAISFVLSVMVLLDVMNGAGYNGTVYEWMAIGDLKMEVGFLVDSLTAMMMVVVTFVSLMVHIYTVGYMDGDPGYNRFFAYISLFTFSMLMLVMSNNFLQLFFGWEAVGLVSYLLIGFWYTRPTAIFANLKAFLVNRVGDFGFILGIGLLLAYSGSMNYTEVFAARDQLATVVFPGTDWMMITVACICLFIGAMGKSAQFPLHVWLPDSMEGPTPISALIHAATMVTAGIFMVARMSPLFELSDAALSFVLVIGAITALFMGFLGIIQNDIKRVVAYSTLSQLGYMTVALGASAYSVAVFHLMTHAFFKALLFLGAGSVIIGMHHDQDIRNMGGLRKYMPITWITSLVGSLALIGTPFFAGFYSKDSIIEAVAESHIAGSGFAYYAVLAGVFVTAFYSFRMYFLVFHGKERWGQNHAHQHHEGDHEDEEVSLDHHHGLSAGEKPHESPWVVTLPLVLLAIPSVIIGAIAIEPMLFGNFFKMGVAFKDVIFVGENHHAMAELKEAFHGWVPMALHSLTTPVLWLAIAGVVLSWFFYMKRPDIPEAIANRFSGLYKLLDNKYYMDAINQAVFARGARLLGTGLWKGGDQSVIDGLFVNGAARVVASFASASRYLQSGYIYHYAFAMIVGMLVLLTLTVTGVIGTK, encoded by the coding sequence ATGGCAACCACGCTCAACCCCAACCTGCTGCTCGCGATCGCGCTGGCGCCGCTAGCCGGCTCAGCGATCGCCGGCCTGTTCGGTACCAAGTTCTTTGGCCTGTTTTCCTCGGAGTCGCGCGGCGGCCGGATCGTGGCCCACACCTCGACCATCCTGGGCGTGGCCATTTCCTTCGTGCTGTCGGTGATGGTGCTGCTCGACGTGATGAACGGCGCCGGCTACAACGGCACCGTGTACGAGTGGATGGCCATCGGCGACCTGAAGATGGAGGTCGGCTTCCTGGTCGACTCGCTGACCGCGATGATGATGGTCGTGGTGACCTTCGTCTCGCTGATGGTGCATATCTACACCGTCGGCTACATGGACGGAGACCCCGGCTACAACCGCTTCTTTGCCTACATCTCGCTCTTCACCTTCTCGATGCTGATGCTGGTGATGAGCAACAACTTCCTGCAGCTGTTCTTCGGCTGGGAAGCGGTGGGCCTGGTGTCGTACCTGCTGATCGGCTTCTGGTACACGCGCCCGACCGCGATCTTCGCCAACCTGAAGGCGTTCCTGGTCAACCGTGTCGGTGACTTCGGCTTTATCCTGGGCATCGGCCTGCTGCTGGCCTACAGCGGCAGCATGAACTACACCGAAGTATTCGCCGCGCGTGACCAGCTGGCTACCGTGGTTTTCCCGGGCACCGACTGGATGATGATCACCGTCGCGTGCATCTGCCTGTTCATCGGCGCGATGGGCAAGTCGGCGCAGTTCCCGCTGCACGTCTGGCTGCCTGACTCGATGGAAGGCCCGACCCCGATTTCCGCACTGATCCACGCGGCAACGATGGTGACGGCCGGCATCTTCATGGTCGCGCGCATGTCGCCGCTGTTCGAGCTGTCGGACGCCGCGCTGTCGTTCGTGCTGGTGATCGGCGCCATCACCGCGCTGTTCATGGGCTTCCTGGGCATCATCCAGAACGACATCAAGCGCGTGGTCGCTTACTCGACGCTGTCGCAGCTGGGCTACATGACCGTGGCGCTGGGTGCGTCGGCCTATTCGGTGGCCGTGTTCCACCTGATGACCCACGCCTTCTTCAAGGCGCTGCTGTTCCTGGGCGCGGGCTCGGTCATCATCGGCATGCACCACGACCAGGACATCCGCAACATGGGCGGCCTGCGCAAGTACATGCCGATCACCTGGATCACCTCGCTGGTGGGTTCGCTGGCGCTGATCGGCACGCCGTTCTTCGCGGGCTTCTACTCCAAGGACTCGATCATCGAGGCCGTGGCCGAGTCGCATATCGCCGGTTCGGGCTTTGCCTACTACGCCGTGCTGGCTGGCGTGTTTGTGACCGCGTTCTACTCGTTCCGCATGTACTTCCTGGTCTTCCACGGCAAGGAGCGCTGGGGCCAGAACCATGCGCACCAGCACCATGAGGGCGACCACGAGGACGAGGAAGTCTCGCTCGACCACCACCATGGCCTGTCCGCCGGCGAGAAGCCGCACGAGTCGCCGTGGGTGGTGACGCTGCCGCTGGTGCTGCTGGCGATTCCGTCGGTGATCATCGGCGCCATCGCGATCGAGCCGATGCTGTTCGGCAACTTCTTCAAGATGGGCGTCGCGTTCAAGGACGTGATCTTCGTCGGCGAGAACCACCACGCCATGGCCGAGCTGAAGGAAGCCTTCCACGGCTGGGTGCCGATGGCGCTGCACTCGCTGACCACGCCCGTGCTGTGGCTGGCCATTGCCGGTGTCGTGCTGTCGTGGTTCTTCTACATGAAGCGCCCGGATATCCCCGAGGCTATCGCGAACCGCTTCTCGGGCCTGTACAAGCTGCTCGACAACAAGTACTACATGGACGCCATCAACCAGGCCGTGTTCGCCCGCGGCGCACGCCTGCTCGGTACCGGCCTGTGGAAGGGCGGCGACCAGAGCGTGATCGACGGCCTGTTCGTCAACGGCGCGGCGCGTGTGGTGGCTTCGTTCGCTTCGGCCAGCCGCTACCTGCAGTCGGGCTATATCTACCACTACGCATTTGCGATGATCGTCGGCATGCTGGTGCTGCTGACGCTGACGGTCACCGGTGTGATCGGCACCAAGTGA
- a CDS encoding DUF2818 family protein produces the protein MSASASGWFVILLALISANLPFVNQRLFMAIPLRWARKPLWLRLLELIVWYAVAGAAGFAVEASLGNAFPQGWQFYAITACMMLVFAFPGFTWQYLVKHRTA, from the coding sequence ATGAGCGCATCCGCAAGCGGCTGGTTTGTCATACTGCTGGCACTGATCAGTGCAAACCTGCCGTTTGTGAACCAGCGCCTGTTCATGGCGATCCCGCTCCGGTGGGCGCGCAAGCCGCTGTGGCTGCGCCTGCTGGAGCTGATCGTCTGGTACGCGGTGGCCGGTGCCGCCGGTTTCGCCGTCGAGGCCAGCCTCGGCAATGCCTTCCCGCAGGGCTGGCAGTTCTACGCCATCACCGCCTGCATGATGCTGGTGTTCGCCTTCCCGGGCTTCACCTGGCAATACCTCGTCAAACACCGCACGGCCTGA
- a CDS encoding NADH-quinone oxidoreductase subunit M, producing MVLSFSIWLPVFFGLLILAFGSDRSPGFVRWMSLFGSIASFVVTLPLVFHFDRASAAMQFIEKANWIERFNIHYLLGVDGISMWFVVLTAFITVIVVISAWEVITERVAEYMASFLILSGLMVGVFCALDGMLFYVFFEATLIPMYIIIGVWGGANRVYAAFKFFLYTLLGSLLTLVALLYLYNKTGTFDILQWHQAKLSMNEQIAIFIAFFVAFAVKVPMWPVHTWLPDAHVEAPTGGSVVLAAIMLKLGAYGFLRFSLPIAPDASHYLAPFIITISLIAVIYIGLVALVQADMKKLVAYSSIAHMGFVTLGFFIFSDIGVEGGIIQMISHGFISGAMFLCIGVLYDRVHSRQIADYGGVVNTMPKFAALSVFFAMANCGLPATSGFVGEFMVILGAVKFNFWIGLLAATALIFGAAYSLWMVKRVIFGDVVHQHVRELVDLNKREFVMLGLLAIMTLYMGLHPKPFTDAMHPSVVNLLQHAAQSKL from the coding sequence ATGGTTCTGTCTTTCTCAATCTGGCTGCCTGTCTTTTTCGGCCTGCTGATCCTGGCCTTCGGCTCGGACCGCAGCCCGGGCTTCGTGCGGTGGATGTCGCTGTTCGGCTCGATCGCCAGCTTCGTCGTGACGCTGCCGCTGGTATTCCACTTCGACCGTGCCAGCGCGGCGATGCAGTTCATCGAAAAGGCGAACTGGATCGAGCGCTTCAACATCCATTACCTGCTGGGCGTCGACGGTATCTCGATGTGGTTCGTGGTGCTGACCGCATTCATCACGGTGATCGTGGTGATCTCGGCCTGGGAAGTGATCACCGAGCGCGTGGCCGAGTACATGGCCTCGTTCCTGATCCTGTCCGGCTTGATGGTCGGCGTGTTCTGCGCGCTCGACGGCATGCTCTTCTACGTGTTCTTCGAAGCCACGCTGATCCCGATGTACATCATCATCGGCGTCTGGGGCGGCGCGAACCGTGTGTACGCGGCCTTCAAGTTCTTCCTGTACACGCTGCTGGGCTCGCTGCTGACCCTGGTCGCGCTGCTGTACCTGTACAACAAGACCGGCACGTTCGACATCCTGCAATGGCACCAGGCCAAGCTGTCGATGAACGAGCAGATCGCGATCTTCATTGCCTTCTTCGTCGCCTTCGCGGTCAAGGTGCCGATGTGGCCGGTGCACACCTGGCTGCCCGACGCCCACGTGGAAGCGCCGACCGGCGGTTCGGTGGTGCTGGCCGCCATCATGCTGAAGCTGGGCGCCTACGGCTTCCTGCGGTTCTCGCTGCCGATCGCGCCTGACGCGAGCCACTACCTGGCTCCGTTCATCATCACGATCTCGCTGATCGCCGTGATCTACATTGGCCTGGTGGCGCTGGTGCAGGCCGACATGAAGAAACTGGTGGCGTACTCGTCGATCGCCCACATGGGCTTCGTCACGCTGGGCTTCTTCATCTTCAGCGATATCGGCGTTGAAGGCGGCATCATCCAGATGATCTCGCACGGCTTTATCTCGGGCGCCATGTTCCTTTGCATCGGCGTGCTGTATGACCGCGTGCACTCGCGCCAGATCGCCGACTACGGCGGCGTGGTGAACACCATGCCGAAGTTCGCCGCGCTGTCTGTGTTCTTCGCGATGGCCAACTGCGGCCTGCCGGCTACCTCGGGCTTCGTCGGTGAATTCATGGTGATCCTGGGCGCCGTCAAGTTCAACTTCTGGATCGGCCTGCTGGCTGCCACCGCCCTGATCTTCGGCGCTGCCTATTCGCTGTGGATGGTCAAGCGCGTGATCTTCGGCGACGTCGTGCACCAGCACGTGCGCGAGCTGGTCGACCTGAACAAGCGTGAGTTCGTCATGCTCGGCCTGCTGGCCATCATGACGCTGTATATGGGCCTGCACCCGAAGCCCTTTACCGACGCGATGCACCCGTCCGTGGTCAACCTGCTGCAGCACGCGGCGCAGTCCAAGCTGTAA
- the nuoI gene encoding NADH-quinone oxidoreductase subunit NuoI, whose translation MLLAIKDFFNSLLLKELFKGMAVTGRYLFARKITVQFPEEKTPISPRFRGLHALRRYPNGEERCIACKLCEAVCPALAITIESDVRNDGTRRTTRYDIDLTKCIFCGFCEEACPVDAIVETQILEYHGEKRGDLYFTKDMLLAVGDRYEPQIAAAKAADAKYR comes from the coding sequence ATGCTGCTCGCCATCAAGGACTTCTTCAACAGCCTGCTCCTGAAGGAACTCTTCAAGGGCATGGCCGTGACCGGCCGCTATCTCTTCGCGCGCAAGATCACTGTCCAGTTCCCGGAAGAGAAAACGCCGATCTCGCCGCGCTTCCGTGGCCTGCACGCGCTGCGCCGCTATCCGAACGGCGAAGAGCGCTGCATTGCCTGCAAGCTGTGTGAAGCGGTGTGCCCGGCGCTGGCCATCACCATCGAGTCGGACGTGCGCAACGATGGCACGCGCCGCACCACCCGCTACGACATCGACCTGACCAAGTGCATCTTCTGCGGTTTCTGCGAAGAGGCCTGCCCGGTCGACGCCATCGTGGAAACGCAGATCCTGGAGTACCACGGCGAGAAGCGCGGCGACCTGTACTTCACCAAGGACATGCTGCTGGCAGTGGGCGACCGCTACGAGCCGCAGATCGCGGCGGCCAAGGCTGCCGACGCCAAGTATCGCTGA
- a CDS encoding NADH-quinone oxidoreductase subunit J: MELTTTIFYVFALVLVLSALKVITAKNPVHSALFLVLSFFTAAAIWMLLKAEFLAILLVLVYVGAVMVLFLFVVMMIDIDIEHLRRDFWTYVPMASVVGALIIAEMAIVLVRNFIGTTTPVAASGSQEPGYSNSAALGKLIYTDYIYAFEVAGIILLVAIIAAVALTLRRRKDTKAQDVSAQLRTRRDERVRLVPMQADVQNPQTEAAAAANKN, from the coding sequence ATGGAACTCACGACCACCATCTTCTATGTCTTTGCGCTGGTGCTGGTGCTCTCCGCACTGAAAGTCATCACTGCGAAGAACCCGGTGCATTCCGCACTGTTCCTCGTGCTGTCGTTCTTCACGGCAGCCGCGATCTGGATGCTGCTCAAGGCGGAATTCCTCGCCATCCTGCTGGTGCTGGTCTATGTCGGCGCGGTGATGGTGCTGTTCCTGTTCGTGGTGATGATGATCGATATCGACATCGAGCACCTGCGCCGCGACTTCTGGACCTACGTGCCGATGGCCTCGGTGGTGGGCGCGCTGATCATTGCCGAGATGGCGATCGTGCTGGTGCGCAACTTCATCGGCACCACCACGCCGGTGGCCGCCAGCGGTTCGCAGGAGCCGGGCTACTCGAACAGCGCCGCGCTCGGCAAGCTGATCTACACCGACTACATCTACGCCTTCGAAGTGGCCGGCATCATCCTGCTGGTGGCCATCATCGCCGCCGTGGCGCTGACCCTGCGCCGCCGCAAGGACACCAAGGCCCAGGACGTGTCGGCGCAGCTGCGCACCCGCCGCGACGAGCGCGTGCGCCTGGTGCCGATGCAGGCCGATGTCCAGAACCCGCAGACGGAAGCCGCGGCTGCCGCCAATAAGAACTAA